A stretch of the Ignavibacteria bacterium genome encodes the following:
- a CDS encoding dehypoxanthine futalosine cyclase, with translation MTNKEILNKAEQGERVSFEEGLQILSSGELLDLGETANEIRCKHNPDDQVTFVIDTNPNYTNVCEIDCT, from the coding sequence TGACAAACAAAGAAATACTAAATAAAGCAGAACAAGGTGAAAGAGTTTCGTTTGAAGAAGGATTGCAGATATTAAGTTCCGGCGAACTGCTTGATCTTGGCGAAACCGCAAATGAGATTCGTTGCAAACATAATCCGGACGACCAAGTTACATTTGTAATCGATACTAATCCGAACTACACTAACGTATGCGAAATCGATTGTACATT